One stretch of Mycolicibacterium fallax DNA includes these proteins:
- a CDS encoding MmpS family transport accessory protein, translating to MSDPRRPEAPDARRSGSSQPDTSAVQGYYPPPDPAYAGQYQYPAYLPSGNETRPLPTYWTQTQQPIPADTPQEPPPAPRRSRRWLWIGAATAVVLVAGLVIALVIANDSTTRDALTAPMPTPPDATSLPRATTPPLPTVPRTTTRAPIPIPIPLPIPTTTAPSPPGSTPSNPGATNTVVYSVSGEGRAISITYIDAGGILQIEFNVPLPWSRQVSLSPSATETASLSVLNAGREVTCSLTVNGKTVRQRSGAGLTICSSRR from the coding sequence GTCACAGCCGGACACGTCGGCGGTCCAGGGTTACTACCCGCCGCCGGATCCGGCCTACGCCGGGCAGTACCAATACCCGGCATACCTCCCGTCGGGCAATGAGACCCGGCCGCTGCCGACCTACTGGACCCAAACCCAGCAGCCGATCCCGGCGGACACTCCGCAGGAGCCGCCGCCGGCGCCACGGCGGTCGCGGCGCTGGCTGTGGATCGGCGCGGCGACGGCGGTGGTACTGGTCGCCGGGCTGGTGATCGCGCTGGTGATCGCCAACGATTCGACCACCCGCGATGCGCTGACGGCCCCGATGCCGACCCCTCCGGACGCCACCAGCCTGCCGCGCGCGACGACGCCGCCGCTGCCCACGGTGCCGCGCACCACGACCCGGGCGCCGATCCCCATCCCCATTCCGCTGCCCATCCCCACCACCACCGCGCCGTCGCCGCCGGGCAGCACGCCCAGCAATCCCGGTGCCACCAACACCGTGGTGTATTCGGTCAGCGGCGAGGGCCGGGCGATCAGCATCACCTACATCGACGCCGGCGGCATCCTGCAGATCGAGTTCAACGTCCCGCTGCCGTGGAGCCGACAGGTCAGCCTGTCGCCGTCGGCCACCGAGACGGCGAGCCTGTCGGTGCTCAACGCCGGGCGCGAGGTGACCTGCTCGCTGACGGTCAACGGGAAGACCGTGCGTCAGCGCTCCGGCGCCGGCCTGACCATCTGCTCGTCGCGGCGCTGA
- a CDS encoding MFS transporter: MTPPGRQQPALPATRRTDVVVWALWDAGCNGMSAIVGTFVFAVYLTNAVGAGCTGDTSPASWLGRALTVAGLTVAALAPAVGVWVQHPRRRRRVLTLFTAAAVTLTAAMALIRPDCSYLFAGLALLAVATGCSDLASIPYNAMLTQVATPRTAGRISGFGWAAAYSGSVVLLLVIYVGFVAGGGDTRGLLGLPAAEGTNVRMAMLVTAGWFALFALPLLLRAHRIGAPDPDRGTPVGVARAYRQVWTDLAAERRRDRNLVRFLLASALYRDGMVGVFVFGAVLGVNVYGVSAADVLIFGVAACVVAALGAAAGGLIDDRIGAKPVIVTALSCMIVLGLVLLVASGPTAFWVLGLALCLFIGPVQAASRTMLIRMSGAGREGVAFGLYTMTGRAVAFLGPWLFSVFVDVFDTVRAGMGGLIVVLVAGLAVLVTVRAPEHRRAAA, encoded by the coding sequence ATGACACCGCCGGGGCGCCAGCAACCGGCGCTGCCTGCGACGCGACGCACCGACGTGGTCGTCTGGGCGCTCTGGGACGCCGGCTGCAACGGGATGAGCGCGATCGTCGGGACCTTTGTGTTCGCGGTGTACCTGACCAATGCCGTCGGCGCCGGGTGCACCGGCGACACCAGCCCGGCTTCCTGGCTGGGCCGGGCGCTGACGGTGGCCGGGCTGACCGTCGCCGCGCTGGCGCCCGCGGTCGGGGTGTGGGTGCAGCACCCCCGGCGTCGGCGCCGGGTGCTGACGCTGTTCACCGCGGCGGCGGTGACGTTGACCGCCGCGATGGCCCTGATCCGCCCGGACTGCTCCTACCTGTTCGCCGGCCTGGCGCTGCTGGCCGTCGCGACCGGCTGCAGCGACCTGGCCAGCATCCCGTACAACGCCATGCTGACCCAGGTCGCCACCCCGCGTACCGCCGGTCGAATATCCGGATTCGGTTGGGCCGCCGCCTATTCCGGCAGCGTGGTGCTGCTGCTGGTGATCTATGTCGGGTTCGTCGCCGGGGGCGGAGACACCCGCGGGCTGCTGGGGTTGCCCGCCGCCGAGGGCACCAACGTGCGGATGGCGATGCTGGTGACCGCGGGCTGGTTCGCGCTGTTCGCGCTGCCACTGCTGCTGCGGGCGCATCGGATCGGTGCCCCCGATCCGGACCGCGGAACGCCGGTCGGCGTGGCCCGGGCCTACCGGCAGGTGTGGACCGACCTGGCCGCCGAGCGGCGCCGCGACCGCAACCTGGTGCGATTCCTGCTGGCCAGCGCGCTGTACCGGGACGGCATGGTCGGGGTGTTCGTGTTCGGCGCGGTGCTCGGGGTGAACGTGTACGGCGTCTCGGCCGCCGACGTGCTGATCTTCGGGGTGGCGGCCTGCGTGGTCGCCGCCCTCGGAGCGGCCGCCGGTGGCTTGATCGATGACCGGATCGGTGCGAAGCCGGTCATCGTCACCGCGCTGAGCTGCATGATCGTCCTTGGCCTGGTGTTGCTGGTGGCCTCGGGGCCGACGGCGTTCTGGGTGCTGGGCTTGGCGCTGTGCCTGTTCATCGGACCGGTCCAGGCGGCGTCGCGCACCATGCTGATCCGGATGTCCGGCGCGGGCCGCGAGGGTGTCGCGTTCGGGCTCTACACCATGACCGGGCGGGCGGTGGCCTTCCTGGGGCCCTGGCTGTTCTCGGTGTTCGTCGACGTGTTCGACACCGTCCGCGCCGGGATGGGCGGCCTGATCGTGGTGCTGGTCGCCGGCCTGGCGGTGCTGGTCACCGTGCGCGCTCCCGAACACCGCCGCGCCGCGGCGTGA